The sequence below is a genomic window from Anopheles cruzii chromosome 3, idAnoCruzAS_RS32_06, whole genome shotgun sequence.
TCTGGGAAATACACAACTACCTGGACCAGGAAGACGAGTACGAATGCGTTGCCGTGCTGAACGCGCACACCCAGGATGTGAAGAAGGTGTGCTGGCACCCTCACCGGGACATGCTGGCGTCTGCAAGTTACGACAACTCGATACGGCTGTACAAGCAGGACGCAATCGACAACGAGTGGGGTCCGTGCGGATTATTGGACTCACACACGTCAACTGCCTGGAGCATATCGTTTGATGGTACCGGCAAACGGCTTGCCTCTTGCAGCGAGGACACGACGGTAAAAATCTGGCAGGAGTTCGATCCGGACAACGAGCACGATATTGCCTGCCCGGACGGCGTGCCAGTGTGGAAATGTGTCTGTACCCTTTCCGGCGCCCACTCCCACTCTGTGTACGATGTGGATTGGTGTAAAAAAACTGGCCTGCTAGCGACGGCCTGTCGCGACAACATGATAAGAATTTTCAAGGAAGTACGACCCGATTCGGGCGTTAGTCCCCTTCGGGAACCCACATTTGAGTTGGTAGCGACGGGCTATACCCACACGCAGGATGTGAACAAAGTGTCGTGGaacccagcggcggcgggtaTGCTACTGTCCGCCGGGGACGACGGCACTATAGTTATATGGCAGTACGAAGATGACGATTAACGATGAAGGGTGTGTTTATGCTTCGGTCGGGATAATAACACTCTAGTAGAGGACAAACGAAGTGATTCCGACGGTCCGCCCTCGGTTCACTAGTATCGTGTACGGCAGAGGGCCGGCAGATTATGAGTACGAAATTCGCTTTTCATAGTAACCAGCCAGGTTAATAAACTGAGAGGTTGTTTCCAAGTTATTCATTGCTTTTTAATGTAAAAGTTACAtcctttacttttactttcagATGTTTGGCGTTTGAATTATCTTGAATTTCCTTAAACTTTAATCAACAGACTTATGCATGGCAACACTGGCCAGAACTGTTGTGCTGTGAGTAGCTGTCAGCTTCAGTGTCACTATCAGTCGCCGAGAACAGCAGTTTCTTTGGCGCCTTCGAATGTGTCGATTCTGCGAAAAGCGTAAACGCAAAAATGGAGGAACAACACGTTGATATAAATTGCATTAAACAGGAGCCTCTCGTCCCGGTGGCCGAAGATTTCCTGATAGGGGTGGCCGCTATGATCGACGATTTGCGGCAAGAGGAGGAAAGAAACTTCAGTGAAGAAGATCGCAAGCCGGTCATATTGCAATCCGTTGAACAGGTACACGATGAAAATAGCTTCTACAATGTGGACAGCATGGCGAAACAAACGCTGCGCATGAAAACGGGAGAGGACGATATTGTGATCGATCCGAAACAGGCTGACTCGCTGCACAACGAAGCCAAGCTGAAGTACGATCCTGCGCTGCTGAATCGCGTCGACGTGTGGCATCAGGTGTTGGTTCACCATGACGGTCAGTGCACGAAGGACAAGATTCTGGAGGCATTATTCGCAAGCATTCCACTGTTTGACTTCTTCCCCGTCGCTTACCGGCGACACGCCAATACTGATTTCTTCTTGGTGCGAATGTGTGGCCAGGCGCTGGCGAAGCTCTTTAGCGATAAGTTGCGGCTCAAAGTCGGCCAGCATGAGCTGTGCTTGAGTGTGCGCTTTGGGGCGGCGAAGTTTCAAAGCGGCCAAATATTTCCCCGCACGACGATTGACAGCGCAGTGCAGGAGCGGGCCGGAAATGGCCAGCTGTACGGTGAGCTGAGCGTACTGAATTTGGACAGCTTTGCTTGCCACCCGTCGTTGGAGGAGCTCGAAGTTTGGCTTGGCAACCGGGCGCAGCTTGAGATGGTGTGCTCGGCCGTGGCCAACGCTTTGAACACCATGAAGCGTATCAACACGTTGAAGCTGTCCAACAATAGAATCTGTCACGTTACGCCGTTGGGCGCGCTGAAAGTGAAAGGGTTGCAGTTGGTCAGCCTGAACTTACGAGGTAATCGCATACGCCATCCGAGCTCGCTACGCACCCTGAAGGATATTAAGCTGTTGGAGCTTTACGTCGAAGGCAACCCTCTAACAGATGTTCCGGACTACCAGGAAATTCTGTGTGGATTTTTCCCTACTCTCGTCAAACTGGTACGCTCCGGTAGCGTGGTAGTCACAAGAGAGCTTTGGCATGATGATTCTTTACTTTTTAGGACAAATTCGGCCCCTTTGCTGCAGTGCCAAGCGCAACGATTACACGGCCAGATTGCGAGGAGGAGGTGGAAACGACATCAGCGGGAACGCTGATAGACGACCACGCTACGAGTCCGATGGAATTTCAAAAGTTCAACATGTCCCCCAACTGGCACCAGGTTACGGTGCATCACGAGGGTGGGTGTGGGAAGCAGGAAATTTTGGACGGTTTCGCCGATCTGCTCACGAAGCACGACTTTTTCCCCTGCTACTACAAGACGTACTCAAAGCACGACGAGTTCCTGGTGCGCAATTGTTTCGATGCGCTGCACTTTCTCGTAACAAGAAAGTTACGGCTTCGGGTGATGACGTCGGGCGTGGAGCTTAGGCTAACCTTCGCCATGAATGTGGCAGAAGTGACTGAAAATCACGTAGATCCGATTAAGAAACTGGGAGAGTTCACCAACACGCGGTATAGCCAAAACTGTTTGGATCTGAACTCCCTGCAGAAGCAATTCAACGGGATCAAGTTCGTCGATTTTAGCTCCAAATGCCAGAGGGCGTTGGGACACATTCTGAACTATGCTGCCAGAAGGTTCGGTACCAATTGTTTCATTATTCGTTTGCGGAACAACGCGTTACAGAACTGCGATGCGTTGGGCAGTTTGGCTCGGTTTAACTGGCTCGTTTCGTTGGATCTTCGGAACAATTCGGTAAGTTTCTCGTGTTCGTTGTGTCGAAATGTGTCACCCgctggtgaaatatttcaacgcTGTTTAACAATGAAAcgttcgtttccgtttctgcAGCTGGCTTCGTTCGCCGCCCTCGACAGATTGCCGCGGAATGGTTTGAAAGATGTGTTTTTGGATTTCAATCCACTGTGCAACACCGTAACGTCCAGCGCCGAGTACATCCGTCAGGTGAAGATGTACTTTCCGCTGCTGGAGCGTCTCGACGGGCGTCagttgctggctggtggcaACCATACGTATTGCCAGAACTTTATCTGCTCGCAGGAGGCATACAAGTTTGCGGACTCGTTTGTGCGACACTACTTTTCGCTACACGACTCATTCCAGCGCAGCGAGCTCGAGAACCTGTACCATCCAGATGCACAGTTTTCCATGACGTGCTTGTTCGATATTGACCACTCGGTGCCGCTTGATTCGCACCAGCAGCGACAGGTGGCGTACAACAATCACAGCCGTAACCTGGTGAAGATAGACTTCGATCGGGCCATTGCTGCATTGGTGGTAGGTAATAAATCTATCGCCTTTGTGCTCAATTCGTTTCCCGCAACCGAGTACGATCTGATGTCGTTTCGGATCGATGTGCCCATTTTCACACCGGAACGGGTGCTGATCATCGTGCACGGCAAACTGAAGGAAGGTACTCAATCACTGTACATGGGAAGCGTCAGTTTGGGCTTTACGCGCACATTCTACATCCAACCGTACGGCACAGGGAAAGGACTGTTTGCCGAAGCAATGGACTACAAGATCTACAACGACCTATTCCACATGTACACTCTCACCGACGAAGGATCGTCCTTTTTCTCTAAACGTGAAGAGGAGACAGCGAAGAAGGATCCGCACGACGAGGTATGAAGAACGAAATGGTCACTTGGTAGGAACGTTCTAAAAGTTTTCCTGTAACTATCTTTTGCATCATTTAGGAAGTTTGTTCTTCGGAAACGGATGATCGGGAAAATGCGATGATCGTGTTCAAGGGATTGACGCAGTTGAACCGTGAGTGGTGCGTCCGCTGCCTGGAAGAATCGTCATGGAATCTGAAGGTGGCCCTGAACGTCTTTCTTAAACTGTACCAGGCGCGCCGCATTCCGAAGCTCGCATTCGTTGAACGTGCGGAATAATGGTTGCTAATGTCGGGAACTAGTGGTTGAATTAATCAAAACGCAAAGAAATGTGtctttttctcttccaatGTTAATGATTCTCATATGATAAATCTACAAAGTTTTGCGAATAAACTCGACAGAAATCAAACATGCGTAAACCGCACCACCTCCGTATTGTTTAAGCTTGCTGCtcgcttttgtttgttgtaccGGCTGCAAAACGATGACCTCAAGTGGCTCATCATCAAGTGGCGCACACGATAATGTAGCCATTCCGGTTGAAACATTGTAAAACCACCAATCACCCGCCCGGGGTGGGGCTGTAAGGCCTGTCAGCCGTCTGCCATTGCGCGGATCGTGTGGATTTACGCGGAAGCCACTTCCGGCTCCATGCCGGGTTTTCGGTCTGCCAAATGAGCACTCCGAGGCACCGCAGTGTACACATTAATAATCGATCGACACACAGATCGATAGGATAGTGGCTGCCGTACTGTGCCGTTGCCTAAGGTCTGTCATTTCAGATCCCGCTTTCGAACGCCCCATGGCGCAGGACATCCGCTACATCCGGGCAAACTTTAAACTcccaccagaccagaccacaCGGGCTCGCCCACTTGAGGCTGGTGGGTGAGgctgaaaatttaatttccgtCCCGATCGGGCAACTGACAAACGAACGTGAATTAATGAGCGAGTCCCGGTGCCCGTCTTCGCTTGGGTTGACCACTTTTTAAATGGCCACGAATCGTGCACCTGAAAGCCGTCGCTCGGTGTGCGCCGGTGTGATGGCGCTTTGATTGGCAGCTGGGATTCGCCGGGTAGCCCAGCCGAGcggaaaacaaatgttttccctgcGGTTATGTTatcgaatcaaatcaaacggTGAAGTAGACCACGGCACCGTGTGTGCAGCAGTCGACGGTGACGGGCACCCCGGTGCCGGAAACGACCAGCCCGACTCACTGGCTGACCCACCGATTGCTAACAGTCGGCTCGTGGCACGGATTGGAAGgacgataataataattatcGTAAAATTGACCACTCGCATTACAATAACAGCCCCGCGGGGTTTATGTTTGGAGCGGCAGCGAACCCGGCCAGCGGTCGGCCAGCGTTTCGAAATCGCCCCGGAGGCATCGTCCCGGACGAGGATGGATCGATCACGGCACCATATTGTTGTCACTTCTAATCATATGCACTTTATTTTAACGATGACCACCGCCCCGATGTCCGGTGGTGGTATCATCACCGTTCCGGAATGTTATCGTTCAGAATGGGGCCAAAATGGATCGGTCGCTATCTCCGTGGCCGGCGGGCATTGGTGGAGTAACAGAACGGGAGATGAAAAAAGACGTGGAGCGCGCACTGGAAACATAAAGCTGACAGCCGAAACTCAATCGTTCGAttccttccggcggcggcaaggaTTGCAGAATGATAACAAGCAACGATAAAGCAGCGGACGACCCACGGtgcttgtttgctttccaTCCTTGCCGCGTTATCTTTCGAGCTACGAAATGCCGCGGCATTGCTTGTCTAAAATTAATTGGATTCACTTGACTGTGTGGTGGCTACCAGCACTACCAGTGCCGGTAGCTGACAAACGGAATTCTTCTTCAATTCGGTCGCAGCAAAGCTTAACATATAGAACCTAAAAAGCAACAGATTCGCTGTCTCGCTCTGAGTTCGTTTGTTCGCCTGCTGTTGCCACACGTGGCAGGCCCTCTTCGAACAACTACAAATTTGCGCCCCACACGCTTCGCATATCTTTATTCTACCTCAAATACGGCAGGTTGGCCCTGTTTGCATCCTGTTCAAGCACCTCGTCCCCAAATTGCACGTTTAGACGAACCGCTTTTTTGGCGCTTCCTTCGGTTCATCACGACCGTCGGTGAGTCATTAGCTAATTGTTGCCAAGGTGCCCCTTGTGACTGCACGCCGGCAGGGTTGGCCCTCGGAACGTGCACACAAACAGTGTCTGAAAGGATTCAGCTTATCGCTTGGCCACGGCGACCTAATTGCAGCGTGCAGCGTTGGGGTGAGTTAGTTTAGAAACGGTGGCAGCTTCAAAGGCCAATCTGGATATggttttttggccaaaaaggTAACCAGTCGAAATAGGGGTTTAAGCTTTTGAACGGAAACGGTCCTTTCAGGAGACGGTTGAAGGTGCACCCTCTAAATGCTCTGCTTCAAGAGTACGCTTCCCTTTATTTTAGCAGGTTTTCCGACCGATCACCTGTTGATTTGTGCGACACTTTTTATTTCAGGGCTATGGCcttattttccaccatcatTAAACATCCGTCATATGGCGCTCCGACTAcatcttcggttcggtttcatttcgatGTGCAGTTGTGcagaaatgcatttttctctGCACGTCACTCGCTGTCTGGCTGCCTGTGTCCGTCGTCATAATCCTCGTCGCCGGAAGGAGGTCCTTCGCGAAAGGATgccattccgttccggtgcccTGCCGGTTTGCGCGtcgttgttttgttattgttcGTCAAGCAGCCGTGAAGGGTAACGGCGTTCAacaagtttgtgaatttttattttccattttccagcaCATCAACCGCAGCTGCGTACGTTTCTCCACGTCTGACGATGGATTGCAGGCGGCTTGTGCGCtacaacgacgacgggtgtTTCCGGAGATCCTTATTCCGGAGCACCAGGCGGCTGTCGAAGAGCAAACCGACAACATTCGGCGGCGAGTTTCAGGGCGCCGGAAGCGGTTcaggtgttttattttcgcgtgccctctctgcctctctctctgtggcgcgcgcgtcatcattttccgttttcattgCCTTTCCGGTGGCTCAAAAATCACGGGATTTCACGGGAGAGTTACTTTTGTGGAGTAAGCAGTTGGCGGTAGTCAATTGCGTGGTTGTAAATGTAAATGGAAAAGATGGAAATTTGTCACATCAatccacatcatcatcatagaTGTAAATTTACAGGCAAACTGATTCCTTTGTGTTCGTCTGAGATTAAGGTTAAGGAATTGTCTGAGATAAAGGTTAAATTGACCAAGaagtataaaaaaaaataactctTCCCTCCATAGGATGAAGTTTTAGCCATTTTCGATGTCAAAGAATCCAGAGTCCCGGATAATCTGCTAATTTTAATATAATCCACTTAAAACTCTCGAGTCACTCGAACTTTATAAGGCGGCTGGATTCTTGCAATATTTTAACAGTTTTCCAATATTGTAGCATTCATCGATTTGAAGGCCTTTGTTTGGAACGGAGTAGAACATTTTCGCCGACACACAGATTGATGGGCGGAACAATATTCTCAAAACCGTGTTCCGCTCGCCGTTGAGTTGtgttttccacaaaacaaaccccaatTTCCTCCGGCCGAATGGCGAATTTCCTTTCGCCGGGCTGCGCCGTTGCAACCCCATTTTCGACAGCCACCGACGGATTTCATCAAAAGGATTCCGGGGATGATGAATGGACGGTTCCGTTTCTTGCGCTACGGCCGTAAGCTCCCGACATCGCTGCCGAACTCGTGCGAGACAATCGCTGCAGAAGCCCGGGCTCTTTGTTCGAATGCGATTTCTAGCGTTTGATCGGAATCCTGCCATTTCCGGCGCGTGATCCAACGGCAGTAGCTACTGCGAGTTCCGGAGTGGCCTAAGCGAATTCGAAAGGATTCGCGCAAAAACAGCTCTCGGGAAACTTTCACAGACGACAGGGGGTCCCGTGGTCGTGCGGAAAACGGCGAaagccgaacgaacgatgTAACAACAGGTAACCACCGGCTAGGCTTTGCTCGTATTCACTTTTCTCCGGTTTTTCCTGGGAAAAAGGTTTTCACCACCGAGGGgttttctattattttccCCGCCCAGTTGGACGCGGTTCTCTTGGCTTTTCtttctcgatctctctctctctctctctctgtctggtaaaataaaagaaaatgaaaggcCAAGATAAACAGTGGCGAAGGTTTTGGCTTTTGGCCATGGAGCCGGCACTGTGGAATGcaatttgaaaacaaatcccTCTCGggtaaacaaaaaaccgaGCACGGAGTAAAGGCTAACCACGAGCAAGCCAAACGCACAAGCACAGCACCTACACAGTGTTTGTGGGGTGCTCCAGTAAGGTTCCGGAAAAATCTCGCACCCCAAACGAAAGTCAAAGGTACACGACCCACATTCTAGCTGACCTGGCCTGGCTTgggggttggttttttttgtgggccaTGAGACCCAACCCCCGACGGTGGTCCGCCCCCGGGGAGGAATCACCCGAAATGGACTGTGAAGACGTTTTCTAATTACTTCCTAACCGGATTTACCACTTGCCGCAGGCGGTGGGACCCGGCTGCCTGGTTATTCGAGAAGCTTTGccatttcttttgcttcaacATCGCCGCTGGTCTTGCTATCGACAGCCGGCAAACGGCGGGAGATTTGGGATGGGATTCCACTAAAAACACCCGTCGATGCGGGGCAAAAACTGCAGGGCCATTGGCCGAAAGTTTTCCATGATGGCCAGGTCTGACGTTACTAATAAGAGAAGTTCTCGCCACTCGTTCAATCATGAAAGTTGCTTGGTGATGGCGACCATTGTTGGTGACATTTGCGACAACAATTTTCCGACGTGTCGGTAAATAATTGGTGTTGGTTTATTATTTCCACTGGCCTCGCTGGCACAACCTCCGAGGTGTCTTGAGGATTCAAAGCTGCAGTGCTGTGGCGGCACGTGGGCCACGGTCTAGTGTAGAACGTTAGCAGAACTGTAGAACCGTTCGGAATGAGCGAGATTTTGCAAAAAGGCAGAGTGTGGTAATGTTTTCTAATGGCTTTTTTTAGGAATATTATGTCCACAAAAAAGGTGGGTGAAAAGTAATTTACTTACAAACTCAATCATGTCTTACTTATGATGAGTTTttattgggtttttttgtgataCTTGCGTGAATATGCCCGCATAGTATTGTCATTATGAatcaaaaatatgttttgtgttttcattttgttttctcattTCTTCATTTCATTCGTGTTTTATACAAATCGAATAGAAAAAGTGATCTGTTACAATTcttgcaaaaataaatacattccTAATTGGAACATATAATCTCAATTGCTACAAAAAAcggttaaattaaaaaaaaacctttcggGCAAACATTCCCGCGATCGATTTCGAGCACATTAAAAAAAGACACAAgcagcagaaagaaagaaaatatattaaaaaataatggacCCATTTCTCTCCAGTCCAAGTTCTTTTATTTCTCTCCGATCTCTCGCCGAGACATTGTCGGGTGAAGCTGAAATTGCAATTTCGTGGCACGGTGGCTGAGATATGTTTTCAATAAACTACCTCCAATgccgacaaaagaaaaaaaaacaaacgaaaataacCGTTTACGGGCGAGTTACAGCTCGCCTTTCCCGTTTCGCACACGCGATACGGTTATTATACTGCGATATGCTTGCATAAGGCCTTCGGGAACGTGCGGTTTTATTGTCAGCGCAGGTTCGTGTGGTTTTTCCTTCACCGTCGGGGCTTGGAACCGCGAGCAAAAAAGGGACCAAAGCAAGATGGGCTTCTGGTGGTGGGGGACCAAACCGCTAAAACATGGCTTCACATTCGCGACGTCCCGATGAGCGCGACGCCCGAAGAGCGACGCGCAACTGCATCTCATTAGAGGTTTTCCAGTGGGTCCGCCGTCCGCAGGGTCTTGTCCGGTCTTCAGGTTGTCGGAAAAATTATCCCATTTATGCGGTACCCAGCCAAAGTTCAGCACGTCGGCTCCTGCCGGCCTGCAATCTGCGCAAGACGAAAGACGTGAttactgccgctgctgctgctgcttctgcgtTCATTGTTGTGATTTGTCTTTCGGATGGTCTGGCGGTTTTTGGGACTGACAGACTGGGAGATTACGGAGTTGCTCAACCGCAGCAGTCATCTGCAGCCATCGGCGGTCAGTCTTTGGGCACCGGGGCGACGGCCACCGTCAAAGTGCACCAGCGAGCCCGAGAACCCAGAGAGAAACGAGAGATAAAACATTTAGCGAGTCACTGATTTCTGGAGGTGGCCGAGCAGTTCGGCAGTAATCAGAATTCCACTTCGATGACGGCCACCACTGGGGCCGGGAGGGACTGGTGGGCAGTCGTCTGATTATAGGATTTGTTGCCAATTTACAATTCCAGCCCTGCCGGGTCTGCCGGGTTGCGGCTTCCACAGCTGCATTGTACCAAACGAGTTGTTAAAACTTCGCCAGCCCCATCTCAGTTCTGGTTCGGTTTTCCTGCGTTTTTTGTGGGCTTCTACAAAACCCTCGGGAGGAAACCAACGTTACAGAATGCAAATTTCCTTCCCGACttctgccgccaccgcctcccgACCGATCGGCGACGTTCGTTCGGCGAAGAGGTTGGCCTCCTTTTGGGTCGGTGcgatgaaaaacaatttccggCAGTGGTTTCCCCGCCGAGCCACGGTGACGGTTGATGTAAATCTTAGTCATTTGCCTGATTTGGCAATTCTGCTGGTGTCTGCTCGGGCTGAAGAAACCCGATCCTTGATCGCCGCGGGACCTGCAACCGGGACCGGCTGCGGTCGGCTTCTGTTCGCAAGCCGGAAACCGCAGACAGCAGCAGACACCAGAGCACGGGCTAATTTTTGGCCAATGCACAAGTCGCCGGGTGAGTGAGTTGATTAAAATAAGATCCAATTCACGGGCGCGACGggaatggaaaagttttccattcaaTCGCCGAGTTTTTTTctacgggccaccaggcgtctccattgtgGCCATCGCCTTGTGAAGTGAACCGAAAAAGTTACCATTGGCGACGGGGATAAAAAAGGAAGCCTTATTTCTCGCCCATTTGTCATCTTCGCATCAAGCGCTCCGCTTGCATTAGTAGCATAATCAGCATTCATTATTATGGTGTATTCATTTCCCAGCGCGCGCATACATATCTAATTGCAGTATTACGCGACGCGCGTTGTGTGGCGTAAtctttttcatcctttttgtgtgtgtgcatcgcaTCACGGCACGTCTCGGGGCAGACATAAAAATTAGCGGCGAACGATGCCGCCGAGCGGAGAATTTAATTAGTTACACACGCGTCCCACACACGGCGGCTGTCCCTTAGTATGCCTTTGGTTccaagtacacacacacgcggacctCGTGGACCCACGTGGCGCTCACTAATTCTTTGCGCATAAAGCGCATAAAGGCGACACAGCGAAAGCAACGCAAAGAAAGCCCTTTTATAAATGCGAAAAGGGCACCACAAAAATCGGCACAGAAAAGGTGAAGTAACCAGACGAGACTACAAACAGCCGCGGCCCAGACCGGAGGACCTGGGCCCGGTGGACCCGACCCGAGGCCCGGGAGGTAgaaagttttcatttcattaagAAAACTCAGCCTCCTCGCTTTGCCACGCGGCGAGCTGGCGACCCTTTGACGTGGCGtgtcctcggctcggctcggtgcagCAGAAGCGACTCCACAAGGATGCAACTTTTTCTTGGTTGCGTCGCCAGCGCGCTGGATGGATGGTGtgcgtccttttttcctgcCCGCGTCGGGCGCGCAGCCGCTGCTGGCGCAGTAATTACAGATATTTCATTAcgtgtgatggtggtggtggtccgtcGTTGAATCCGTTGTTTCGTtccccctgtgtgtgtgtgtgtgtctgtttgtttcgttccggtatttatttgtttgagGTTGGATGTCTTCGGAAACAATTACGCGCGGACACGGCTGGCGAGGACACCGGGGTGGCCGGGCGGGACTCTGTTTGTCTGTTAATTTCGCCCAACGCTGGAGTGCCGTGTGGTGGATTTTCCCGAACGATTCGCCGGGAGGCGTTGGGCGTAGTGATGAAAACTTTACAGTCATGTAAGTTTTCCGAACTACAATTGAAAGAAGTGACACCAACTAGTTTGGAGTTTGTCTTCACCGCTTTTTCGGGCGGGGCCTCGCTACCTGCACAACCCGCCTTGGGCGGTGCAAGTAGTGGCGAAATTGTTTGCGCCACAATCACAGGTGACGTCTCGCGCCGTTGCGGTACTCGGCGTGACacgtttaattgaattcaatttaacGTAACAGCACAATCGGCGGTAAGCGGTAAGAGTAAGTCACGCTGGAAGCTGACAGGTTTCGAAGCAATTAAACGCGGCGAACCAGTAGAAGACGTCGAGAAGAAACACTAAGTAACGCTACAGGTTAAAACTAACACAAAGTAAAGTCGAGCGGACCGGATGTCTTGGTTATCGCAGTTGGCGCACGGCGCATGCTTTAACATACGCCCACGTGTGCTGAACGAGCAACATCAAAGCAGGACACC
It includes:
- the LOC128272957 gene encoding probable cytosolic iron-sulfur protein assembly protein Ciao1 — encoded protein: MGKLGVLQALTGHDGRVWSASWHPDGAALASCGEDKTIRIWTRSSNEWVAQTVLAEGHSRTIRDVAWSFCGQYLASASFDTTVAIWDKKSGEFECNATLEGHDNEVKSVTWSRNGNLLATCSRDKSVWVWEIHNYLDQEDEYECVAVLNAHTQDVKKVCWHPHRDMLASASYDNSIRLYKQDAIDNEWGPCGLLDSHTSTAWSISFDGTGKRLASCSEDTTVKIWQEFDPDNEHDIACPDGVPVWKCVCTLSGAHSHSVYDVDWCKKTGLLATACRDNMIRIFKEVRPDSGVSPLREPTFELVATGYTHTQDVNKVSWNPAAAGMLLSAGDDGTIVIWQYEDDD
- the LOC128270009 gene encoding nuclear RNA export factor 2 — protein: MEEQHVDINCIKQEPLVPVAEDFLIGVAAMIDDLRQEEERNFSEEDRKPVILQSVEQVHDENSFYNVDSMAKQTLRMKTGEDDIVIDPKQADSLHNEAKLKYDPALLNRVDVWHQVLVHHDGQCTKDKILEALFASIPLFDFFPVAYRRHANTDFFLVRMCGQALAKLFSDKLRLKVGQHELCLSVRFGAAKFQSGQIFPRTTIDSAVQERAGNGQLYGELSVLNLDSFACHPSLEELEVWLGNRAQLEMVCSAVANALNTMKRINTLKLSNNRICHVTPLGALKVKGLQLVSLNLRGNRIRHPSSLRTLKDIKLLELYVEGNPLTDVPDYQEILCGFFPTLVKLDKFGPFAAVPSATITRPDCEEEVETTSAGTLIDDHATSPMEFQKFNMSPNWHQVTVHHEGGCGKQEILDGFADLLTKHDFFPCYYKTYSKHDEFLVRNCFDALHFLVTRKLRLRVMTSGVELRLTFAMNVAEVTENHVDPIKKLGEFTNTRYSQNCLDLNSLQKQFNGIKFVDFSSKCQRALGHILNYAARRFGTNCFIIRLRNNALQNCDALGSLARFNWLVSLDLRNNSLASFAALDRLPRNGLKDVFLDFNPLCNTVTSSAEYIRQVKMYFPLLERLDGRQLLAGGNHTYCQNFICSQEAYKFADSFVRHYFSLHDSFQRSELENLYHPDAQFSMTCLFDIDHSVPLDSHQQRQVAYNNHSRNLVKIDFDRAIAALVVGNKSIAFVLNSFPATEYDLMSFRIDVPIFTPERVLIIVHGKLKEGTQSLYMGSVSLGFTRTFYIQPYGTGKGLFAEAMDYKIYNDLFHMYTLTDEGSSFFSKREEETAKKDPHDEEVCSSETDDRENAMIVFKGLTQLNREWCVRCLEESSWNLKVALNVFLKLYQARRIPKLAFVERAE